CGATACTAATAAAGATACTAAAGCACTTTTAGGTTTAATTTCAAGATTTAGTGGTAATCGTTGTTGCGGATTGTACAAAAGAATAGAATGTTCTTCTAAAACATCTAAAGTGTAAGTGCCACCATTAAAGTGAAACTTAGAATTCCCATGAATTGAAAAGTGCAATTGGATAAAAGAATTATCTATATCTCTCTCAAAACGTTGTGTTTCCATAGAATCATTTATGAATTCTAGGAGTAGAAAACCGTTCTCAAGATTGGTTTCATTAAAAGTACTTTCAGCGGTATTTTTCAAACGATATTAAGTTTAAGAATAAAACATTTTTATTTAGAATGATTCTATATAAAAAAACTTGTAAACATTGGTTTTACTGCAAAAATAAAGAAAATCAGGTGTTTTACGAAAAAAATAACGATAAAGACAAAAATCGACATTTTAAGTTCTTTTGGCGATACTTTTATCTAAAGTAAGTTTCTATTTTTGTCGAGATTTTAGATATTTATTGAATGTTGACGAATACAAAGCACAAGAATTTTTACAATATTGGTGTAAGCTATGTTAAGGCAGATGCAAAAACGAGAGGAAAGTTTTCTTTATCAAAAGAAGATCAAATTTCGTTATTAGAAGAGGCAAAATCAATGGGGTTCGATGGTATTTTTGTGCTGTCTACTTGTAACAGAACTGAAATTTCTGGATTTGCATCAAGACCTTGTTTGCTTATCGAATTGTTATGTAAGTATTCTCAAGGTACTGTAGAAGAGTTTAGAAGTATTTCTACTATTCAACAAAATCAAGAAGCAGTAAATCATTTATTCAGAATGGGAACTGGTTTAGAAAGTCAGATTTTAGGTGATTACGAAATAGTTGGTCAGTTAAAAATGGCAGTGAAGCAAGCCAAAGAAGTTGGAACTATTAACGCTTATATAGAACGTTTAATTAATTTAGTGTTGCAATCGAGTAAACGAGTTAAAAACGAAACAAAGTTAAGTTCAGGTACAACATCGGTATCGTATGCAGCAGTTCAATATTTAATCAAAAATCTTCCAGACTATAATTCAAAAAATATTTTGGTTTACGGTTTAGGAAAAATGGGAAAACATACGTGTAAAAATTTAGCGCAGTACACTCAAAACAAACAAGTAGCTTTAGTTAATAGAAC
This genomic stretch from Tenacibaculum jejuense harbors:
- the hemA gene encoding glutamyl-tRNA reductase — encoded protein: MLTNTKHKNFYNIGVSYVKADAKTRGKFSLSKEDQISLLEEAKSMGFDGIFVLSTCNRTEISGFASRPCLLIELLCKYSQGTVEEFRSISTIQQNQEAVNHLFRMGTGLESQILGDYEIVGQLKMAVKQAKEVGTINAYIERLINLVLQSSKRVKNETKLSSGTTSVSYAAVQYLIKNLPDYNSKNILVYGLGKMGKHTCKNLAQYTQNKQVALVNRTEEKVDEFIKDYDFIKKAKLENLTSEIENTDVLIVSTGASTATITKENITSNKDLLVLDLSVPANVSEEVKQLDNITLINVDELSKVTDETLAVRKQEVPVAEAIISEHKQEFNEWLNHRRFTPAINALKQSLEAIQQDEINFHKKKISNFDIDQAEAITSRFIQKITTQFVKHLKEENTSVNQSIQVMAKVFGTNLETIDAKNN